Proteins encoded in a region of the Flavobacteriaceae bacterium HL-DH10 genome:
- the rpsI gene encoding 30S ribosomal protein S9 codes for MDVIHKIGRRKTAVARAYVSPGKGNITINKKDLANYFTTATLQYKVKQPLVMTNNDSNFDITVNVYGGGITGQAEAVRLAISRAMCEVDAENRLTLKPEGLLTRDPRMVERKKFGQKKARKKFQFSKR; via the coding sequence ATGGATGTAATTCACAAAATTGGCCGTAGAAAGACGGCTGTTGCTCGTGCTTATGTTTCTCCAGGAAAAGGAAACATTACGATTAATAAAAAAGACTTAGCTAATTATTTTACTACTGCTACTTTACAGTACAAAGTAAAACAACCTTTAGTTATGACTAACAATGACAGCAACTTTGATATTACAGTAAATGTATATGGAGGTGGTATTACTGGTCAAGCAGAAGCTGTTCGTTTAGCAATTTCTCGTGCTATGTGCGAAGTTGATGCTGAGAACAGATTAACATTAAAACCAGAAGGTTTATTAACAAGAGATCCAAGAATGGTGGAGCGTAAAAAATTCGGTCAGAAAAAAGCGCGTAAGAAATTCCAATTCTCTAAACGTTAA
- the rpsB gene encoding 30S ribosomal protein S2: protein MAVEVKELLEAGVHFGHLTRKWDPNMAPYVYMERNGIHIINLYKTAAKIDEAGAALAKIAASGRKILFVATKKQAKDIVAEKAGEINMPYITERWPGGMLTNFVTIRKAVKKMASIDRMKKDGTFLTLSKKERLQVDRLRAKLEKNLGSIVDMTRLPGALFVVDIKREHIAIKEAQKLNIPIFAMVDTNSDPRQVDYVIPANDDASKSIDKILSHVTSAVSEGLAERKAEKDAAESSKEEAPKAKAAPAKKAVAEEEE, encoded by the coding sequence ATGGCAGTAGAAGTAAAAGAATTACTTGAAGCAGGTGTACACTTCGGTCACCTTACACGTAAGTGGGATCCAAACATGGCTCCTTACGTATATATGGAGCGTAACGGCATCCATATTATAAACCTTTACAAAACAGCAGCTAAAATTGATGAAGCAGGTGCAGCACTTGCAAAAATTGCAGCTTCTGGACGTAAAATATTATTCGTTGCAACAAAAAAACAAGCAAAAGATATCGTTGCTGAAAAAGCAGGAGAAATCAACATGCCTTACATCACTGAAAGATGGCCAGGTGGTATGCTAACTAACTTTGTTACTATTAGAAAAGCTGTTAAAAAAATGGCTTCTATTGATAGAATGAAGAAAGATGGTACTTTCTTAACATTATCTAAAAAAGAACGTTTACAAGTTGATCGTTTAAGAGCTAAGTTAGAAAAAAACTTAGGTTCTATAGTAGACATGACACGTTTACCAGGTGCTTTATTTGTTGTAGATATTAAACGTGAGCACATCGCGATTAAAGAAGCTCAAAAATTAAACATTCCTATTTTTGCAATGGTTGATACCAACTCTGACCCACGTCAAGTTGATTATGTAATACCTGCAAACGATGATGCTTCTAAATCAATTGATAAAATTTTATCTCACGTAACATCTGCAGTATCTGAAGGATTAGCAGAACGTAAAGCTGAAAAAGACGCAGCTGAATCTTCAAAAGAAGAAGCTCCTAAAGCTAAAGCTGCTCCAGCTAAAAAAGCTGTTGCTGAAGAAGAAGAATAA
- a CDS encoding DUF5686 family protein, protein MLKHCFLFLFVLCHALTYSQAHAKNINEITQDSITKSEFLKHLGNGYLPTKYFNFDLRYLIKYNQYEALRTGIGGITNDAFSKKYRVNSYVVYGFGDDRFKYSIGGGFRIAEKTNTWLNFSYTDDLQETGSTKFLTDKRFFQFFEPRLLNIDLFHKHITKSIDLEHQLTPHLLTETQLALTKIDPTYNYSFNFDGNTFENFDLSIAKIALQWSPFSNYQTSQGGIKETKEGFPKFTLQYTKSFKDVFKSDFGFSKLDFRTIHQIGTKDNGLSEITLVSGITNGNTPLTHLYHAYPNNINKETILQRFSVAGLNSFETMFFNEFFSDKFATLQVKHYLKPFHVSKRYKPQLVIITRYAIGDIKKPERHQNITFGSLKKGYTESGFEINKLLFGFGLSFTYRYGAYHLPEFGDNVAFKFTFNVSL, encoded by the coding sequence ATGTTAAAGCATTGTTTTCTTTTTTTATTTGTTCTTTGTCATGCGCTAACCTATAGTCAAGCACATGCAAAAAACATTAATGAAATAACACAAGATTCTATCACAAAAAGTGAGTTTCTTAAACATCTTGGTAATGGATACCTTCCAACTAAATACTTCAACTTCGACTTAAGATATTTAATTAAATATAATCAATACGAAGCGCTTAGAACAGGGATTGGTGGGATTACTAATGATGCTTTCTCTAAAAAATACCGAGTTAATAGTTATGTAGTTTATGGATTTGGAGACGACCGTTTTAAATATAGCATTGGTGGTGGCTTTAGAATAGCAGAAAAAACAAATACTTGGCTTAATTTTTCTTATACTGATGATTTACAAGAAACAGGTAGCACGAAATTTTTAACAGACAAACGATTTTTTCAATTCTTTGAACCGCGCTTATTAAATATTGATTTATTTCATAAACATATTACAAAATCTATAGATTTAGAGCATCAGTTAACACCTCATTTATTAACAGAAACCCAACTTGCCTTAACTAAAATAGACCCTACTTACAACTACAGTTTTAATTTTGATGGCAACACATTTGAAAATTTCGATTTAAGCATTGCAAAAATAGCGCTTCAATGGAGCCCATTTAGTAATTATCAAACTTCACAGGGCGGTATCAAAGAAACTAAAGAAGGATTTCCCAAATTCACACTTCAGTATACAAAAAGCTTTAAAGATGTATTTAAAAGTGACTTTGGTTTTTCGAAATTAGATTTTAGAACCATTCATCAAATAGGAACAAAAGATAATGGTTTATCAGAAATCACATTGGTTTCTGGAATAACAAACGGAAATACACCTCTAACTCATTTATATCACGCTTATCCAAACAATATCAATAAGGAAACTATTTTACAACGTTTCTCTGTAGCTGGACTAAATAGTTTTGAAACCATGTTCTTTAATGAGTTCTTTTCTGATAAATTTGCAACGCTTCAAGTAAAGCATTACCTAAAACCTTTTCATGTTTCAAAACGATATAAACCACAACTTGTTATAATAACACGTTATGCAATTGGTGACATAAAAAAACCTGAAAGACACCAAAATATTACCTTTGGTTCCTTAAAAAAAGGGTATACAGAATCTGGATTTGAAATTAATAAATTGCTATTTGGCTTCGGATTAAGCTTCACATATCGATATGGTGCATATCACTTACCTGAATTTGGAGATAATGTTGCTTTTAAATTTACATTTAACGTCTCTTTATGA
- the pyrH gene encoding UMP kinase, whose amino-acid sequence MKYKRILLKLSGEALMGTRQYGIDPERLAEYAQDIKTITDKGIEVAIVIGGGNIFRGVAGASKGMDRVQGDHMGMLATVINGLALQGALEDAGMPTRLQTAIKINEVAEPFIRRKAMRHLEKGRVVIFGGGTGNPYFTTDSAAVLRAIEIEADVILKGTRVDGIYNADPEKDDKAIKFNFITFDDVLRKGLKVMDTTAFTLSQENELPIIVFDMNKKGNLLKVVSGENIGTEVNV is encoded by the coding sequence ATGAAATATAAAAGAATACTCCTTAAACTATCTGGTGAAGCCTTAATGGGAACTCGCCAATATGGTATAGACCCAGAACGATTAGCAGAATATGCACAAGACATAAAAACAATTACCGACAAAGGTATAGAAGTTGCCATAGTTATTGGTGGTGGTAATATTTTTAGAGGTGTTGCTGGTGCGAGTAAAGGCATGGATCGTGTACAAGGAGACCACATGGGCATGCTCGCTACCGTTATAAATGGTTTAGCTCTACAAGGCGCTTTAGAAGATGCAGGAATGCCAACAAGACTACAAACAGCTATTAAAATTAATGAAGTTGCAGAACCTTTCATTAGAAGAAAAGCCATGCGTCATTTAGAAAAAGGGCGGGTTGTAATTTTTGGAGGAGGAACAGGAAATCCTTATTTTACAACTGATTCTGCAGCTGTTTTACGTGCCATAGAAATTGAAGCCGATGTTATTTTAAAAGGCACCCGTGTAGATGGTATTTATAATGCCGATCCTGAAAAAGATGATAAAGCTATAAAATTTAATTTCATAACTTTTGATGATGTTTTACGAAAAGGCTTAAAAGTAATGGATACAACAGCTTTTACCTTAAGTCAAGAAAACGAATTACCTATTATTGTTTTTGATATGAACAAAAAAGGTAATTTACTTAAAGTCGTTTCTGGAGAAAATATAGGAACCGAAGTAAACGTATAA
- a CDS encoding MMPL family transporter produces MFKLFSKDFWDVTARLILRNKIIILIGIVIATLLFSTQWKYMRFTYTEANLLPDDHEVNRIYNDFLQKFGEEGNLIVIGVKDSTLFSVEKLNAWNKLSNSFKNDTAVESVISIKDLQKLVKDTENEKFALEPFIKDSISTIKQIETLQNELFNKYPFYDNFLFNKETKTIRSAIYLNKDIVNTSARKDFVVNILIPNIEAFEAKYNLDVRVSGMPYIRTLNSQNIIKEINLFVFAALLVTSLIFFFFFRSFRATIISLIVVCIGVAWTLGIIGLLRYEVSVLTALIPPLIIVIGIPNCIFLINKYQHEVKLHGNKVKSLQRVITKIGNATLMTNVTTASGFATFILTESSLLKEFGVVASLSILAIFILCLLIIPIIYTFLPYPKDRHLEHLNKKWIGGFVNWMEWMVRKKRIAIYATSLILLVVSIIGIYQIKISGSLIEDMPQESEFVNDIRFFENEFNGIMPLEIMVDTKRKKGVMKLSTLKRMNELEDLIIETPELSKPISVVSLVKYSKQAYYNGNPKFYQLPTSQENSFILSYAKNSTSNVDLLNNFVDKTGQYARITTFMKDIGTDKMERIEENLQTKIDKVFPKEKYNITITGKALVFQKGTKYLVKNLAISLSLAIILISIFMAYMFRSARMIIVSLIPNLLPLVITAGLMGYLGVPIKPSTILVFSIAFGISVDDTIHFLAKYRQELQANNWKIKTSVYGALRETGVSMFYTSIVLFFGFSVFTISSFGGTVALGALVSATLLFAMLSNLLLLPSLLLSLERSIANKEVLRKPSINIIPEEDDIEEQNFNI; encoded by the coding sequence ATGTTTAAACTTTTTTCAAAAGACTTTTGGGACGTTACAGCAAGATTGATTTTACGTAATAAAATAATCATTCTTATTGGTATAGTTATAGCTACTTTACTTTTTAGTACGCAATGGAAATATATGCGTTTTACCTATACGGAGGCTAATTTACTCCCTGATGACCATGAGGTAAACAGAATCTATAATGACTTTTTACAAAAGTTTGGTGAGGAAGGAAACTTAATTGTAATTGGTGTAAAAGACAGCACTTTATTTTCTGTAGAAAAATTAAATGCTTGGAATAAATTATCCAATAGCTTTAAAAATGATACTGCTGTAGAATCTGTTATATCTATAAAAGATCTACAAAAACTAGTAAAAGATACTGAAAACGAGAAATTTGCTTTAGAACCGTTTATTAAAGACTCAATATCTACAATTAAGCAAATTGAAACACTTCAAAACGAACTTTTTAACAAGTATCCTTTTTACGATAACTTTTTATTCAATAAAGAAACAAAAACAATTAGAAGTGCCATATATTTAAATAAAGATATCGTAAACACTTCTGCTAGAAAAGACTTTGTTGTTAATATTTTAATACCAAACATTGAAGCTTTTGAGGCTAAATATAATTTAGATGTTAGAGTTTCTGGTATGCCCTATATAAGAACTTTAAATTCGCAGAATATTATTAAGGAAATAAACCTTTTTGTTTTTGCGGCATTGTTGGTAACCTCTTTAATTTTCTTTTTCTTTTTTAGGTCATTTAGAGCAACTATTATTTCTTTAATTGTTGTTTGTATAGGAGTTGCCTGGACTTTAGGAATCATTGGTTTATTAAGATACGAAGTAAGTGTATTAACGGCACTCATCCCTCCATTAATTATTGTAATAGGTATTCCTAATTGCATCTTTTTAATTAATAAATATCAGCATGAAGTTAAATTGCATGGGAATAAAGTAAAATCATTACAACGCGTTATTACAAAAATTGGAAATGCTACATTAATGACCAATGTTACTACGGCATCAGGCTTTGCTACTTTTATTCTAACGGAAAGCTCATTGCTAAAAGAATTTGGAGTTGTAGCATCACTTAGTATTCTAGCCATTTTCATCCTTTGTTTATTAATTATACCTATCATTTATACGTTTCTACCATATCCTAAGGATAGACATTTAGAACATTTAAATAAAAAGTGGATTGGTGGATTTGTTAATTGGATGGAATGGATGGTTCGTAAAAAACGTATTGCTATTTATGCTACTTCACTTATACTTCTTGTTGTTAGTATTATTGGCATTTATCAAATAAAAATATCGGGCAGTTTAATTGAAGATATGCCGCAAGAATCAGAATTTGTGAATGATATTCGTTTTTTTGAAAATGAGTTTAATGGTATTATGCCTTTAGAAATCATGGTTGATACAAAGCGTAAAAAAGGGGTTATGAAGCTTTCTACGCTAAAACGCATGAATGAATTAGAAGATTTAATTATTGAAACACCAGAATTATCTAAACCAATATCTGTTGTAAGTTTAGTTAAATATTCTAAGCAAGCATACTATAACGGAAATCCTAAATTTTATCAATTACCAACGTCTCAAGAAAACAGTTTTATTTTATCGTATGCTAAAAATTCAACTTCAAATGTAGACTTGCTTAATAATTTTGTAGATAAAACTGGACAATATGCTCGTATCACGACTTTTATGAAAGATATTGGCACAGATAAAATGGAACGTATTGAAGAAAATCTTCAAACTAAAATAGACAAAGTATTCCCTAAAGAAAAATACAATATTACGATAACTGGAAAAGCTTTAGTATTTCAAAAAGGAACTAAATACTTAGTTAAAAACTTAGCAATTTCGTTATCCCTTGCCATAATTTTAATCTCAATTTTTATGGCTTATATGTTTAGGTCTGCTCGTATGATTATAGTTTCTCTTATTCCTAACTTATTACCATTAGTTATAACGGCTGGTTTAATGGGTTATTTAGGAGTACCTATAAAACCTTCAACTATATTGGTATTTAGTATTGCATTTGGCATTTCAGTAGATGATACTATTCACTTTTTAGCAAAATATAGACAAGAATTACAGGCTAATAACTGGAAAATTAAAACATCTGTTTATGGGGCTTTACGAGAAACAGGAGTAAGTATGTTTTATACTTCAATAGTACTTTTCTTTGGTTTTTCAGTATTTACAATCTCAAGCTTTGGGGGTACAGTTGCATTAGGAGCTTTAGTTTCGGCAACGTTACTATTTGCAATGTTATCTAACCTATTATTACTTCCTTCTCTTTTATTATCATTAGAGCGTAGTATTGCCAATAAAGAAGTACTAAGAAAACCATCTATTAATATCATTCCTGAAGAGGATGATATAGAAGAACAGAATTTTAACATATAA
- the rplM gene encoding 50S ribosomal protein L13: protein MDTLSYKTISANKATVDKQWVLVDAEGQSLGRLASKVAILLRGKHKPSFTPHVDCGDNVIVINSEKINLTGNKWNDKTYIRHTGYPGGQRSLSATELYGKDPARLVEKSVKGMLPKNKLGADLFRNLTVVVGTEHKHAAQKPKTINLNEFK from the coding sequence GTGGACACATTAAGCTACAAAACCATTTCAGCCAATAAAGCAACTGTAGATAAGCAGTGGGTTTTAGTTGATGCTGAAGGTCAATCTTTGGGTCGTTTAGCTTCTAAAGTAGCAATACTTTTAAGAGGTAAACACAAGCCTAGCTTCACACCACACGTTGATTGCGGAGATAACGTAATTGTTATTAACTCTGAAAAAATCAACTTAACTGGAAACAAATGGAACGATAAAACGTACATTCGTCACACAGGTTATCCAGGTGGTCAAAGAAGTTTATCAGCTACTGAATTGTATGGAAAAGATCCTGCAAGATTAGTAGAAAAATCAGTTAAAGGAATGTTACCTAAAAATAAATTAGGTGCAGATTTATTCCGTAATCTAACAGTTGTTGTTGGTACAGAGCACAAACATGCTGCTCAAAAACCAAAAACAATAAACTTAAACGAATTCAAATAA
- the rpoN gene encoding RNA polymerase factor sigma-54 codes for MLKQYLQFKLSQKLSPQQIQLMKLIQLPTQAFEQRLKQELEENPALESGKEDIENEYDSDLDNTDDFNDNESINADDINVDEYLSDDEIPDYRTQANNYSSDDEEKTMPYAAGTSFTQHLINQLNTYRLSDEERDIAEFLVGSIDESGYIRRELSDIMDDLAFTQNVYTTEESIEKVLKIVHQLDPAGVGARNLQECLSIQLHRKEKTPDCLLAINIIDNAFEQFTKKHYQKLLQKFNISEVQLKDAISNIEHLNPKPGGSYAGNNRIVEHVVPDFAIKIVDGELELTLNGRNAPELHVSREYNNMLNGYKESKDKSKSQKDAVSFIKQKLDAAKWFIEAIKQRQQTLFITMSAIMHYQKEYFLTGDERNLKPMILKDIADEISMDVSTVSRVANSKYVDTPYGTKLIKEFFSESMKNDQGEDVSTREIKKILETVIEEEDKKKPLTDETLASILKEKGYPIARRTVAKYREQQDIPVARLRKKI; via the coding sequence ATGCTTAAGCAATATTTACAATTTAAATTATCGCAAAAACTATCACCGCAACAAATTCAATTAATGAAATTGATACAGTTGCCTACACAAGCATTTGAACAGCGTTTAAAACAAGAGTTAGAAGAAAATCCAGCTCTTGAAAGTGGTAAAGAAGATATTGAAAATGAGTATGATTCTGACTTAGACAATACTGATGATTTTAATGATAACGAAAGTATAAATGCAGACGATATTAATGTTGATGAATATTTAAGTGATGATGAAATCCCTGATTATCGTACGCAAGCAAATAATTATAGTAGTGATGATGAGGAAAAAACGATGCCTTATGCCGCTGGTACATCTTTTACCCAACACCTAATAAATCAATTAAACACCTATAGACTGTCTGATGAAGAACGAGATATTGCCGAATTTTTAGTTGGTAGTATTGATGAAAGTGGTTATATACGTCGTGAGTTAAGTGATATAATGGACGATTTAGCGTTCACACAAAACGTTTATACCACAGAAGAAAGCATTGAAAAAGTTTTAAAAATTGTTCATCAGCTAGATCCTGCTGGTGTTGGTGCTAGAAACTTACAAGAATGTTTAAGCATTCAGTTACACCGAAAAGAAAAAACACCAGATTGTCTATTAGCAATTAATATTATTGATAATGCATTTGAACAATTCACTAAAAAACACTATCAAAAATTACTTCAGAAATTTAATATTTCAGAAGTTCAATTAAAAGATGCTATTTCAAATATTGAACATTTAAACCCAAAACCAGGTGGCTCTTACGCTGGAAACAATAGAATTGTTGAACATGTGGTTCCTGATTTTGCTATAAAAATTGTTGATGGCGAATTAGAACTAACATTAAACGGAAGAAATGCTCCAGAGCTTCATGTCTCTAGAGAATATAACAACATGCTTAATGGCTATAAAGAATCTAAAGACAAATCGAAATCACAAAAAGACGCAGTTAGTTTTATAAAGCAAAAACTAGATGCCGCTAAGTGGTTTATTGAAGCCATAAAACAACGTCAACAAACTTTATTTATTACAATGAGTGCTATTATGCACTACCAAAAAGAGTACTTTTTAACAGGAGATGAACGCAATTTAAAACCGATGATCCTTAAAGATATTGCAGATGAAATTTCTATGGATGTTTCTACAGTATCAAGAGTTGCAAATAGTAAATATGTTGACACACCTTATGGAACAAAACTGATAAAAGAATTCTTTTCAGAATCCATGAAAAATGATCAAGGTGAAGATGTTTCAACAAGAGAAATTAAAAAAATATTAGAAACCGTTATTGAAGAAGAAGACAAAAAAAAACCATTAACAGACGAAACATTAGCTTCTATTTTGAAAGAAAAAGGATATCCTATAGCACGACGTACAGTTGCGAAATACAGAGAACAACAAGATATCCCAGTAGCTAGGTTACGTAAAAAAATATGA
- the asnS gene encoding asparagine--tRNA ligase, whose amino-acid sequence MQLRSVSELLTQNIILPEIEIKGWVRTFRANRFIALNDGSTINNIQCVLDFENFDEALLKRVTTGAAIHIKGELVESQGKGQKVEIQVNYLEILGDSDPETYPIQPKKHSFEFLRENAHLRTRTNTFSAVMRLRSALSFAIHKYFNENGFYYMHSPIITGSDAEGAGEMFKVSCLDAKNPPLNDEGNVDYSKDFFGKETNLTVSGQLEAETYAMSLGKVYTFGPTFRAENSNTSRHLAEFWMIEPEVAFMDLAGNMDLAEDFLKYVISYILENNPEDLEFLNNRLLDEEKTKPQAERSDLSLIEKLNFITENNFKRVSYTEAIDILRNSKPNKKKKFKYLINEWGCDLQSEHERFLVEKHFKCPVILFDYPANIKAFYMRLNEDGKTVRAMDILFPGIGEIVGGAQREERLDILKEKMAAINIPEEDLWWYLDLRKFGTAVHSGFGLGFERLVMFATGMSNIRDVIPFPRTPQNAQF is encoded by the coding sequence ATGCAATTACGTTCCGTTTCTGAATTATTAACACAAAACATTATTTTACCTGAAATAGAAATTAAAGGATGGGTTCGAACTTTTAGAGCTAATCGATTTATAGCTTTAAATGACGGTTCAACAATTAATAATATACAATGTGTTTTAGATTTTGAAAATTTTGATGAAGCACTTTTAAAAAGAGTTACAACAGGAGCAGCAATTCATATTAAAGGCGAATTGGTTGAAAGCCAAGGCAAAGGTCAGAAAGTTGAAATACAAGTAAATTACTTAGAAATTTTAGGCGATTCAGATCCTGAAACGTATCCTATTCAACCAAAAAAACACTCCTTTGAGTTTTTAAGAGAAAACGCTCATTTACGTACTAGAACAAATACTTTTAGTGCCGTAATGCGTTTAAGATCTGCATTATCATTTGCTATACATAAATATTTTAACGAGAACGGATTCTACTATATGCACTCTCCAATTATTACTGGGAGTGATGCTGAAGGCGCAGGAGAAATGTTTAAAGTTTCTTGTTTAGATGCTAAAAATCCACCCTTAAATGATGAAGGTAATGTTGATTACTCTAAAGATTTCTTCGGAAAAGAAACCAACTTAACCGTATCTGGTCAATTAGAAGCAGAAACCTACGCGATGTCATTGGGTAAGGTCTATACATTCGGACCTACTTTTAGAGCAGAAAACTCCAATACCTCACGTCATTTAGCAGAGTTTTGGATGATAGAACCTGAAGTTGCTTTTATGGATTTAGCTGGTAATATGGATTTAGCTGAAGATTTTCTTAAATATGTAATATCCTATATTTTAGAAAATAACCCTGAAGATTTAGAGTTTTTAAATAATCGCTTATTAGACGAAGAAAAGACAAAACCTCAGGCTGAACGTAGTGATTTAAGTTTAATTGAAAAATTAAATTTCATTACAGAAAATAACTTTAAACGTGTTAGCTATACTGAAGCTATAGATATTTTAAGAAACAGCAAGCCTAATAAAAAGAAAAAATTCAAATATTTAATTAATGAATGGGGCTGTGATTTACAGAGTGAACACGAACGTTTTTTAGTTGAAAAACATTTTAAATGTCCAGTTATTTTATTTGATTATCCCGCAAACATAAAAGCTTTTTATATGCGTTTAAATGAAGATGGCAAAACGGTTAGAGCCATGGATATTTTATTTCCTGGAATTGGCGAAATTGTAGGTGGTGCACAACGAGAAGAGCGCTTAGATATCTTAAAAGAAAAAATGGCCGCTATTAATATCCCTGAAGAAGACCTTTGGTGGTATTTAGATTTACGTAAATTTGGTACCGCAGTACATTCTGGTTTTGGGCTTGGTTTTGAGCGTTTGGTTATGTTTGCTACAGGAATGAGTAATATTAGAGATGTTATTCCTTTTCCAAGAACACCTCAAAATGCACAATTTTAG
- the frr gene encoding ribosome recycling factor, with translation MNEDIQFILDSTKEAMDNAIKHLEKQLTNIRAGKASPAMLGSVMVDYYGSQTPLSQVANVNTPDGRTITVQPWEKNMLQEIERGIAYANLGFNPMNNGDTIIINVPPLTEERRRDLAKQAKAETEDAKISIRTARKDANNDIKKNEDVSEDLKKNAEIDVQQMTDKYVKKVDDIFDIKEKEIMTV, from the coding sequence ATGAACGAAGACATACAATTTATATTAGATAGCACTAAAGAAGCAATGGATAATGCTATTAAGCATTTAGAAAAACAATTGACTAACATTAGAGCAGGAAAAGCAAGTCCTGCAATGCTTGGGAGTGTTATGGTAGATTATTACGGATCTCAAACACCACTAAGTCAAGTCGCAAATGTAAACACACCAGATGGTAGAACAATTACTGTACAACCTTGGGAAAAAAACATGTTACAAGAAATTGAACGCGGTATTGCTTATGCAAATCTTGGTTTTAACCCAATGAATAACGGAGACACTATCATTATTAATGTACCACCTTTAACCGAAGAACGCAGACGCGATTTAGCAAAACAGGCAAAAGCTGAAACTGAAGATGCTAAAATAAGTATAAGAACAGCAAGAAAAGACGCTAATAACGACATCAAGAAAAATGAAGATGTTTCTGAAGACTTAAAAAAGAATGCCGAAATTGATGTGCAACAAATGACAGATAAGTACGTTAAAAAGGTTGACGACATTTTCGATATTAAAGAAAAAGAAATCATGACAGTATAA
- the tsf gene encoding translation elongation factor Ts, giving the protein MSTTVKITAAEVNKLRQATGAGMMDCKKALVEAEGDFDKAIEVLRKKGQKVAAKRADRESSEGAAVSKVNADNTAGVAIVLGCETDFVGKNENFLALANQLADIALNHESKEAFLAADFGGMTVADKLIEQTGVVGEKLEINAFEKLEAPYVGTYVHINKIAALVGLSAKVDNAETLAKDVAMQIASMGATTLSYKDFDPAYIASETEARIAVIEKDNIELGRLGKTLKNVPQYISMAQLTPDVLAKAEEAAKAELKAEGKPEQIWDKILPGKMDRYISDNTTLDQEQCLLDQKFIKDEKIDVAKYVASYGDVTLTGFKRVTLG; this is encoded by the coding sequence ATGAGTACTACAGTAAAAATTACAGCGGCTGAAGTAAATAAATTAAGACAAGCTACTGGTGCAGGTATGATGGACTGCAAAAAAGCTTTAGTTGAAGCTGAAGGAGACTTCGATAAAGCTATTGAGGTTTTACGTAAAAAAGGTCAAAAAGTAGCTGCAAAAAGAGCTGACCGTGAGTCTAGCGAAGGTGCAGCTGTGTCTAAAGTAAATGCAGACAACACTGCTGGTGTTGCTATTGTATTAGGTTGTGAAACTGATTTTGTTGGTAAAAACGAAAACTTTTTAGCTTTAGCTAATCAATTAGCAGATATCGCTTTAAACCACGAATCTAAAGAAGCTTTTTTAGCTGCTGATTTTGGTGGTATGACAGTTGCCGATAAATTAATCGAGCAAACTGGAGTTGTTGGTGAAAAATTAGAAATCAACGCTTTTGAAAAATTAGAAGCTCCTTACGTTGGAACTTATGTACACATTAATAAAATTGCTGCTTTAGTTGGTTTATCTGCAAAAGTAGATAACGCTGAAACTTTAGCTAAAGATGTTGCTATGCAAATTGCATCAATGGGTGCAACTACATTATCTTATAAAGATTTTGATCCTGCATATATCGCATCAGAAACTGAAGCAAGAATTGCTGTTATAGAAAAAGATAATATTGAACTAGGTCGTTTAGGTAAAACGCTTAAAAATGTACCTCAATATATTTCTATGGCTCAATTAACTCCTGACGTACTTGCAAAAGCTGAAGAAGCTGCAAAAGCAGAATTAAAAGCTGAAGGTAAACCAGAACAAATTTGGGATAAAATTTTACCAGGTAAAATGGATCGTTATATTTCAGATAACACAACTTTAGATCAAGAACAATGTTTATTAGATCAAAAGTTTATTAAAGACGAAAAAATCGATGTTGCTAAATACGTAGCATCTTACGGAGATGTTACTTTAACAGGTTTTAAACGTGTTACTTTAGGATAA